In the genome of Vicinamibacterales bacterium, the window CTCCAGACATCGAGCTTCTCGGCCGGCGCGTCATCGGATGCGCGCTCACCGTGCACCGCGCGCTGGGCCCCGGGTTCCTGGAGCGGATCTACCGGCAGGCGATGATGCTCGAGCTGGAGGCCTGCGGCATCGGCTTTCAGTGCGAGCAGCCGGCGGTCGTCGTCTACCGGGGGCAGCCGCTGTCGGGACAGCGGATTGACCTCGTGGTCGAAGGGCTGATTATCGTCGAGTTGAAGGCCGTGAGCGCCATCGAACCCATCCACGTGGCGCAGGTGTTGTCGTATTTGAAGACGACAGGGCTGCGGTTGGGGTTGCTGATCAACTTCCACGAGACGCTGTTGAAGAACGGGATCCGCCGTCTCGTGCTGTGACAGGAGTCCGCGTGGTGTGCTTTGTGACCTTTGTGGTTCCACAGGTCTTCGTGGACCCTCAGTCGGGGTGGTCTTCGTTCTCGGTGGTCTTGACGGCTTGCCACTCGCGTTCGAGCGTGTCGAGGTCGCGGCCCTGGAGTTGTTCGCCCCTGGCGGCGAAGCGGTGTTCCATTGCGGTGAACCGGCGCGCGAACTTGTCGTCCGCCGTGCGCAGGGCGGCTTCGGGCTCGATGCCCAGCTTTCGCGACAGGTTGGCGATCGCGAACAGCAAGTCGCCCATCTCCTCCTCGACCCGGGCGCGGCTGCCGCCGCCCTCCACGGCCTGACGCAGTTCAGCCACTTCCTCTTCGATCTTCGCGAGCACGTCGGTCGCCCGTTCCCAGTCGAACCCGACGGCCGCCGCGCGGGTGCCCATCTCGAAGGCGCGGGCGAGTGCCGGAAGCGCCTTCGGCACGCCGCCAAGGATCGATTTCGGCGTGTCGCCCGCCGGCGACGCCGCCCGCTCCTCGGCCTTGACGGCCTCCCATCGGCCGAGCACTTCGTCCGCGGTCTTCGCCTTGGCCGCATCACCGAAGACGTGGGGATGTCGGCGCAGCAGCTTGTCGGCAATCGACGTCAGCGAGTCGGCCACGGTGAAGTCGCCGGCCTCCGAACACACCTGCGCGAGCAGCACGCCCTCGAAGATGAGGTCGCCAATCTCCTCGCGCAGTGCCGGCCTGTTGCCTCCGTCAATCGCCTCCAGGACCTCGTACGTTTCCTCGAGTACGAACGGGCGGAGCGTCTCGAGCGTCTGCTCGCGGTCCCACGGACAGCCGCCCGGGGCGCGCAGGCGGGCGACGATGTCCACAAGACGGGTGAAGGCGGCGCCAGCAGGGTCGGCCATGGCCGTATGCTACCATTTCCATCCGGATGCCCCGGGACCCGGTCCCGGCTTCGAGGGACGCCATGCCGGAACAGCCGACGATTACGTTCAGCCTCTTCGTGCTCTCCCTCTCAGCGAGCGCCGAGATCCACCTGGGGATATTGCCCCCGCCCGGCGCCGACAAACCGGCTCCGCCGAATCTGAAGGAGGCCGCGCACCTCATCGAGTTGCTGGCGATGCTTCAGGAGAAGACCGCCAACAACCTCGAGGAGTCGGAAGAGCAACTGCTCGACGCCGTGCTCTACGACCTCCGGATGCGCTACGTCGAGTTGACGGGCGCAGGGACGACGGCCGAGAAGGACTGATGCCCAGCGGCCGACTCACCGTTCTTGGATCGGGGACGTCGCACGGAGTGCCCGTCATCGGCTGCCACTGCGAGACGTGCACCTCGACGGATCCGCGCGACCAGCGGTGGCGGCCGTCGGTGTTCGTGGAGTTGCCCGGCGGGTGCACGGTGCTCGTCGACACGTCGCCAGATCTTCGCGCCCAGGCGCTCCGATTCGGCATTGCGCACATCGACGCGATCCTGTTCACGCACCCGCACGCGGATCACCTGCTCGGTCTCGACGAGATCCGTCGCTACAACGCGATCCAGGGACACGCGATTCCGTGCTACGGCGACGCCGACACCATCAAGGAGGTGCGGCGCGTGTTCGCCTACTCCTTCGCGCCGCGCCAGTTGGGCGGGGGCGTGCCTCGCCTGAAGCTGTTCGCCCTCGGCGGACCGTTCTCGATCGGCGGAGACGAAGTCGTGCCGATCCCGGTGATGCATGGGACGCTTCCGATCTACGGCTATCGCTTCGGAGCGTTTGCATACGTGACGGACTGCAGCCAGATCCCCGAGTCGTCGTGGCCGCTGCTCGAGGGCGTCCGGCTGCTCGTGATCGACGCGCTTCGATATGTGCCGCACCCGACGCATTTCACCGTCGATCAGGCGCTCGAGGCGATCGCACGGCTGCGGCCCGAACGCGCAGTGTTGACGCACATTGCTCACGATCTGCGCCACGCCGCCGCCGCTGGCCGGCTGCCGGCGGGCGTCGAGCTGGCATATGATGGGTTGGTACTCGATTTCCCGGCTTGAACCTCGAGCCGAGAGCCCAGAGCCCTATCGTTGATGGACATCATCCACTATCCCGACGATCCGCGTCCGCCACGCTGGCACCAGCCGGTGCTTGCGCTCGGGAACTTCGACGGCCTGCACCGCGGCCACATGAAGATCGTCGAGCGCGTGGCACGCGGCGCCGCCGAGCGAAGCACCACGCCCGTCGTTCTCACCTTCGATCCGCACCCGACGCGCGTCGTCCGTCCCGACAAGGCCCCGCCGCTCCTGATGACCATGGGGCAGAAGCTGGAGACGCTGGAGAGGGCCGGCATGCAGGGCGTCGCGATCGTGCGGTTCACGCCGGAGATCGCCAGGTGGGATCCGGAAACGTTCGTGCGGGTGGTGCTGGTCGAATGGCTGCGCGTGGCGGAGGTGTGGGTCGGGGCGAACTTCCTGTTCGGCCACGACCGGTCGGGCAACTTCTCGCTGCTCCGTGTGCTGGGCGCCCGGTATGGTTTCCGGACCGAGAAGATCGATCCCGTCCGTTACAAGGACTTCGTCGTGAGCAGCACGCGGGCGAGGCGGCTGATTTCGGATGGCCGCGTGGACGAGGCGGCGACCCTGCTCGGCCGCCACTATTTCCTCGACGGCATCGTCGTGCACGGGCTG includes:
- a CDS encoding GxxExxY protein, translated to MSTSPVAPDIELLGRRVIGCALTVHRALGPGFLERIYRQAMMLELEACGIGFQCEQPAVVVYRGQPLSGQRIDLVVEGLIIVELKAVSAIEPIHVAQVLSYLKTTGLRLGLLINFHETLLKNGIRRLVL
- the mazG gene encoding nucleoside triphosphate pyrophosphohydrolase, which codes for MADPAGAAFTRLVDIVARLRAPGGCPWDREQTLETLRPFVLEETYEVLEAIDGGNRPALREEIGDLIFEGVLLAQVCSEAGDFTVADSLTSIADKLLRRHPHVFGDAAKAKTADEVLGRWEAVKAEERAASPAGDTPKSILGGVPKALPALARAFEMGTRAAAVGFDWERATDVLAKIEEEVAELRQAVEGGGSRARVEEEMGDLLFAIANLSRKLGIEPEAALRTADDKFARRFTAMEHRFAARGEQLQGRDLDTLEREWQAVKTTENEDHPD
- a CDS encoding DUF1844 domain-containing protein, whose translation is MPEQPTITFSLFVLSLSASAEIHLGILPPPGADKPAPPNLKEAAHLIELLAMLQEKTANNLEESEEQLLDAVLYDLRMRYVELTGAGTTAEKD
- a CDS encoding MBL fold metallo-hydrolase, with protein sequence MPSGRLTVLGSGTSHGVPVIGCHCETCTSTDPRDQRWRPSVFVELPGGCTVLVDTSPDLRAQALRFGIAHIDAILFTHPHADHLLGLDEIRRYNAIQGHAIPCYGDADTIKEVRRVFAYSFAPRQLGGGVPRLKLFALGGPFSIGGDEVVPIPVMHGTLPIYGYRFGAFAYVTDCSQIPESSWPLLEGVRLLVIDALRYVPHPTHFTVDQALEAIARLRPERAVLTHIAHDLRHAAAAGRLPAGVELAYDGLVLDFPA
- a CDS encoding bifunctional riboflavin kinase/FAD synthetase — protein: MDIIHYPDDPRPPRWHQPVLALGNFDGLHRGHMKIVERVARGAAERSTTPVVLTFDPHPTRVVRPDKAPPLLMTMGQKLETLERAGMQGVAIVRFTPEIARWDPETFVRVVLVEWLRVAEVWVGANFLFGHDRSGNFSLLRVLGARYGFRTEKIDPVRYKDFVVSSTRARRLISDGRVDEAATLLGRHYFLDGIVVHGLQRGRLLGFPTANLDTENELVPPNGVYATLVTLDSIVYPSVTNIGVRPTFHQPSATVIETHLLGVDRDLYGAHMRLSFVQRVRDERTFDGMEELKAQIAADCARARALFDQISL